The DNA segment CGACCGCCTGGCCACGCTGGAGGGCCAGGAGTACGTGGCCGCCGCGCGGGCGTTGGGCGGTGGCGGGGTGCACGTCCTGCGCGTGCACCTGTGGCCCATGCTGCGCCCGTTCGTGCTGGCCGTGTTCCTGAGCCGCCTGCCGAACGCCATCCTCACCGAGTCCACGGTGAGCTTCTTCGGAATCGCCCGCATGGAGCCCATGTCCCTGGGCCGCTACCTGGGCACGTCCTACGCCGCGCTCATCTACGAGGGCGGGGGGCGCGTCGTCATTCCCGCCTGGGGCCTGCTCGTCCTGCTGGTGCTTGGCGCCTCGCTCGCTTCACAGGCCTTGGGGGGAGGTCGTCGTCGCGAAGTGTGAGGAATGCCGCACATTGGGACAAAGGTTTCACTCGAACGGAAACCCTTTGCCCTCAGGTGAACACCATGTCCCTCCCGACGGAAGAAATCCCCCTCTCGCCTGCCCGTGATGAGCGTCCGCGTGACGACGGTCTGCGCAAGGAGACCGTCCGGGGTTCGGTGCTGGTGGTGGAAGACGACGCCGCGCACCGCGAGCTGCTGGTGGAGCTGGTGAGCGGCTGGGGCTACGACGCGATGCCCGTGGGCAGCGCGGAAGAGGCGGAGTTCGCCGTGCGCAACAAGCGCATGGACGCCGCCATCGTGGACGTGTTCCTGCCGGGCCGCAGCGGCACCACGCTCATGTCCAAGCTGCGTGAGAAGTTCCCGCAGGCGGTGCTCATCGGCGTCAGCGCCATGAGCGACGCGGCCACCGCGCGCAAGTGCAAGGGCCTGGGCGCGGACCTCTTCATCGGCAAGCCGTTGGATCCGGAGAAGCTGGCCAAGGCGTTGAAGTCCAAGCACCAGAGCTGGCACTGAGGCCAGCAGGGGAGCGGGTTCCGGTTGCACACCCCCGCCGGACGGTTGATGCTCCCTGACGTGAAGAACCTCGCCTCAGGCTTCCTGCTGGCCATGCCCCAGCTTGGAGACCCGAACTTCTACCGGTCGGTCATCCTGATGATCGAACACGGGGAGACGGGCTCCATGGGGCTCGTCGTGAACCGGGGAGCGCCCCTGACGCTCGGTGAGCTGGCGCGCGGTCAGTCGATGGACATCTCGACCGACCGCGTGTCGCAGCCGGTGTTCGTGGGCGGCCCGGTGGAGCCCCAGCGGGGCTTCGTCCTGCATGACGACGAGTCCGTCCCGGAGAAGCACCCCGTCCTGCCCGGCCTCTACCTGAGCGTCACGCTGGACGCGCTGGGCCCCCTGCTGCAGCGGACCAACCCGCGCGTGCGCTTCTGCCTGGGGTACGCGGGCTGGGGCCCCAAGCAGCTGGAGAACGAAATCGCCGCGGGCTCGTGGCTGTACGCCGACGCCACCGCGGACGCGGTGCTGGGGCAGGACCCGGCCAAGTTGTGGGATGCCACCCTGCGTGGGCTGGGTGTGGACCCTGCCATGTTGGTGATGGGAAAGGGGATGAACTGATGCTCGACGCCGAGACGCTTCGCCGTTACCTCCTCGACGCCCTGCCGGGCTCGGAGGTGGAGTTGAACGACACGACAGGGACGGGGGACCACTTCGAGGCGCGCGTGGTCTCTCCCGCCTTCACCGGCAAGACGATGGTGGAGCAGCACCAACTGGTGTACGCGCCGCTGCAGCCGTGGCTGAAGTCCGGCGAGCTGCACGCGCTGGCGCTCAAGACCTATTCGCCCGAGCAGTGGAAGAAGCTCGGGCCCCGCTGAAGAAGGAGCAACGACTCATGGATCCGACCCTCAAGGCCCACTTCGACGAGACGGTGAAGTCGCACCCCATCGTCCTCTTCATGAAGGGCAACGCCCTGTTCCCCCAGTGCGGCTTCTCCGCGCGCGCCCTCCAGCTGCTCCAGCCGCTGGGCCCGGTGCACACGGTGGACGTGCTGGCGGACCCCAACGTGCGCCAGGGCATCAAGGACTACTCCAACTGGCCCACGATTCCGCAGGTCTACATCCACGGGAAGTTCGTGGGCGGCTCCGACATCCTGATGGAGCTGGCCGAGCGCGGCGAGCTGCAGGACCTGGTCGCCGCCGGCGGCAAGTAGGCGCCAGGGTGGGACGGCCCGGGGGGAAGACCCGGGCCCTGTCCCCCGCGTAGACTGGGCGGCGGTCGCCAAGAGGGGTCTCGCCGCCGTGCTCACCGTCACACCGCCTGATTCGAAGCCGCAGGACGCGTCCACCGAAGTGCCCGGCAGTCCGGTGGCGGGAGGACCCCTGCCGCCCGGGGCGAACGTCGCGGTGGCCACGCCGGGTGGCGCCGTCGCGGATCCGGACGACCTCGTCAGCACGGAGAAGCTGCCCACGCTGGTGGACCGCGTGCAGGCCTTCCGCGCGAAGTACGAGAAGCAGGAGATGGCCCTCTTCTTCTTCGCGGGCTTCCTCTACGACGTCCTCACGCTGAGCCCCATCGACGACGCGCTCACGGAGGTGCAGAACTTCGCCTACCTGGCCATCCTCGCGGGACTGCTGGTGCTGGAGCAGCGCTACCCGGAAGGGGTGGAGCCGCCGAAGCTGCTGATGAAGGTGTGGCGCTTCCGCGAGGACGCGCTGCACTTCTTCCTGGGCAGCCTCTTGAGCGCGTTCACGCTGTTCCTCTTCAAGAGCTCGTCGGGCTTCACGCCGCTGGTGTTCCTCGGGGGCATGTTCTCACTGCTGGTGGCGAACGAGCTGCCGCGCTTCCGTCAATTGGGTCCGGTCATCCGCGTGGCCCTCTTCAGCCTGTGCGTGACGCTGTACTTCGCGTCGCTGCTGCCGGTGCTCTTTGGACGGGTGGGGTGGTGGATCTTCACGCTGTCCGTCGTGCTGGGATGCGGGAGCGTGTACGGGCTCTTGCGCGTGCTCAAGCGGTGGCGCCCGGATGAGAAGGCGCTGCTGCGCACGGTGGCGGTGCCCGGCTTCGGCGCGCAGGCGCTGCTGCTCGGGTGCTACTTCCTGGGCGTGATTCCGCCGGTGCCCCTGGCGGTGCAGTACAGCGGCATCTACCACGCGGTGGAGAAGGTCCCCCAGAACGTCTATGGCACCTCGGGCGTGTATCACCTGACGTCGGAGGAGCACCCCTGGTGGAAGGTCTGGACGGCGTTCCACCACGGCGACCAGGACTTCATGGCTCGCGACGGTGAGGAGCCCATGTACTTCTTCCGCATCTTCGCGCCCAAGGGCTTCGAGCCCTACCGCGTGCGCGTGCGGTGGTTCTACGACCATCCGGAGAAGGGCTGGACGGCGTTGGGCAAGGGCCACCTG comes from the Corallococcus caeni genome and includes:
- a CDS encoding DUF2914 domain-containing protein, encoding MLTVTPPDSKPQDASTEVPGSPVAGGPLPPGANVAVATPGGAVADPDDLVSTEKLPTLVDRVQAFRAKYEKQEMALFFFAGFLYDVLTLSPIDDALTEVQNFAYLAILAGLLVLEQRYPEGVEPPKLLMKVWRFREDALHFFLGSLLSAFTLFLFKSSSGFTPLVFLGGMFSLLVANELPRFRQLGPVIRVALFSLCVTLYFASLLPVLFGRVGWWIFTLSVVLGCGSVYGLLRVLKRWRPDEKALLRTVAVPGFGAQALLLGCYFLGVIPPVPLAVQYSGIYHAVEKVPQNVYGTSGVYHLTSEEHPWWKVWTAFHHGDQDFMARDGEEPMYFFRIFAPKGFEPYRVRVRWFYDHPEKGWTALGKGHLASVSANGSEGGFRYYAKPGTPPKPGDWRVVVETEDGHEINRLNFTVTPDTRPIEERKQKVDVSVFGTIKPITLEAWQKSRPPAPTAAPAAATAPVP
- a CDS encoding YqgE/AlgH family protein, coding for MKNLASGFLLAMPQLGDPNFYRSVILMIEHGETGSMGLVVNRGAPLTLGELARGQSMDISTDRVSQPVFVGGPVEPQRGFVLHDDESVPEKHPVLPGLYLSVTLDALGPLLQRTNPRVRFCLGYAGWGPKQLENEIAAGSWLYADATADAVLGQDPAKLWDATLRGLGVDPAMLVMGKGMN
- a CDS encoding response regulator, whose translation is MSLPTEEIPLSPARDERPRDDGLRKETVRGSVLVVEDDAAHRELLVELVSGWGYDAMPVGSAEEAEFAVRNKRMDAAIVDVFLPGRSGTTLMSKLREKFPQAVLIGVSAMSDAATARKCKGLGADLFIGKPLDPEKLAKALKSKHQSWH
- a CDS encoding BolA family protein, which gives rise to MLDAETLRRYLLDALPGSEVELNDTTGTGDHFEARVVSPAFTGKTMVEQHQLVYAPLQPWLKSGELHALALKTYSPEQWKKLGPR
- the grxD gene encoding Grx4 family monothiol glutaredoxin; its protein translation is MDPTLKAHFDETVKSHPIVLFMKGNALFPQCGFSARALQLLQPLGPVHTVDVLADPNVRQGIKDYSNWPTIPQVYIHGKFVGGSDILMELAERGELQDLVAAGGK